The Setaria viridis chromosome 9, Setaria_viridis_v4.0, whole genome shotgun sequence sequence GCCGATGGCAGAGGGGTTTGAGAGGTTTTTGAGGGCTTTTCTGCCGCGAGAATGGCGTGTTCTAGGGATAAAACGAATTGAGTAATGGTCAGACTACCTGCTATGGCCCTCtttgaaacaaaagaaaaaagagaaattgtGGGAGCACAAGAAGAGAATTGACAACGCATTGAAATACGTCCCTCTCCCAGTTGACAAAGCATATGTTCTTGCCCCAAAGTTTCCTCTTGAATGCATTGTTTATTTGTGAAGCAAGAATCTGCCGCGCATCTTTGCAGGAACCAAATACATGGAAGCATCAAGCAACACCAGGATAATCTGCCCTTGTTCCTCCAGCTAAAGACTCATCATGGTTGTCAGAAACTATATTACTGTCACAAAAGTTGCTGCCTGATCAATTACAAGCGCTGCAGCAGCAAATCGAACAACAAATCACTACATCATtgtttatttttcctttctGATGTCTGAAATCTCAATGCACAAACTTATTCTCACAACCATCTACTGCTAAAAATTGTGGACTAACTAATAACGAATCGACTATTCCCAGGAAGAGCAACCCAAACAACGAATGCTCAAGGATACTACACACATCACCACAAAATCCTAGCAATTGTTAGTATACCCTCTCCGAGTTTCCACAAGCTGATGTAAGTACGAGATGTACACTACCAAGAACTCCGGTCACGACGACAGGGACGAGAGGTCCTCGAACACCGTCCGGATCTCCGGCCTCTCCGACGCAGACCGGATACATCGGATCGCGATGCGCAGCATGTCATCCAGCGCCTTCGGGGCGCCATCTGAGCTCCCAGCTTCCACAATGTTCCGGTCGTAGCATTCCGAGACACGCTCCTCCAGTGCTAGCATCCTCACCCAGTCCGTCAGATCAACCACGCCGTCATTCACACAGATGATCTCACCAGCAATCTTCCCTGTCAGCAGCTCGAGCAGAATCACACCAAAAGCGTATACATCGCTCTTCAGAGATGGGCATGGCTTGCTGGTGCTTGAAAACTCAGGCGGGGAGTATCCTAGGGCACCAGCGTTGAGGACCTGCTCGGCCATGCCCGTCGGAGTCATCAGCCTGTGAAGGCTGTAGTCGGTTACCAGGGCAGATGgagtggagttctgaatcaggACATTCGATGACTTAATGTTGCCGTGTGGGATAACACGCTCATTGTGCAGGTAATCTAGACAGTGGGCAATGTCGGTTGCAATGTTCAGCCTCTGGCCTACTGACAGAGGTGGGAGATTCCGCTCTTCAAATTCTGGAGAGGATCAAAATATTCATCAGAAAATGTTCAGATTGTCTGCTGGAAGAATTTGATGAGCGAAGAAGTGAAGAAACCATCTTACCAGACAAGTAGGTAGATAGAGATGTGGCATCTACATAATCCGATATGATGATCCTCTCATGCTCTTTAGGGCCCCAGTAGTAGCCTCGCAGTGGAACAAGATTGGGATGTTTAACACTACCAAGCTTTTTTATTTCACGGGAAAATTCTTTCTTACTCTTAGCAAAGCCCTCCTTCAGCCACTTCACTGTCAGCATGTACCCATTGTCAAGTGTAGCCTTGTAGGATGTCCCATGGCAGCTCCTGCCAATTATCTCAGCAGGGGCGCAAGAGAGCTCCTCTGCTGTGAACACAACTGAATTGTCAAAGAGATGTAAATCCCCAACCAGTTTGTCAGGAGAGTGCACTCTAAAGATAGAGTGACGATGTTGGGTGCACGCATCAGGTGGTGATGATGACAAAGAAGGCATTGATGATGTAGCGCTGTCTTTAAGGGCTGAGCTACTACCAATTGGCTCATTGAAATAAGCAACATCAACTGGCACATCTTGGGATTCAGGATGTCTTTCCCTTCCAGGCAATGAAACAGCTCCAGACTGTGCAGTAGGCGACGATCCTAATGATACATCATGCATTTCAGTTGTTGAAGTTTCTGCACTTCTATGAGCACTCTGACCTTGAGTTACAGGCTGTTTACCTTGGTTAGTACCTTTTTCACTACTCTTCCAGCTATTGATCTTCCAATGAACAAGCAAAAGCACAATAATCCCGGTAACAAATACAACAACACATACAATCAATGCATATAGAATTCCACGCTTCATGCCGTGCCTTCCCTCATCTGATTTGTCAGAGCCATTTAGTGATTCAGAGCGAGGAAGAATGAGTAATTCATTCCCTGGATGGAAGGATGAATCTGGGAATTTAAGTAAATTACTCGGAACAGAGCCAGACAGGTTATTGTAGGAGACATTAAACTCAACAAGTTCATCAGGGAGGCCATCAGGTATGCTACCATTGAAATGGTTGCTTGATAAGTCAATGTATAGCAAATTCTTAAGCTTGGTGATTGCTCTTGGGATTTGGCCAGTAAAGTTGTTTTGACGAAGGTTCAGCAATGTCAACGCACTTAAATCACCAATGCCTGTTGGCAGTGAGCCATTCAAAGAATTGTTTGAAAGATCAACAAATGAGAGGTTTGAAGTTCGCACAGGGAAAATGGACAGGTCTATGGAAGTCGAGTTCTTGGCATCGGAATTCGAAAGGGGTAGATTCCCTTCAAAGCTATTGCCTGAAAGATTTAGAAAGGTCAGCTTAACCGCTGTAAACAGATTTCCAGGTAAAGGTCCATGTAGCTGATTGAGACTGAGGTCAATGGAAATCAACTCTGGATAGGTTCCAAGGACAATTGGCAGTTCTCCTGCTAGCAAGTTGTTCGAAATCCTCAATGATGTCAGCCTCAAAAACTGGGTTGTCTCATTTGGCCAAGTTCCAATTAATCTATTTGAGCTCAGATCAATCATCTGGAGATAATTTCCCCATGTTCGAGCAACCGATAAGTTCCCAGACAGCATGTTTCCACTCAGATCAACGATTGAACAACTTCCAAATGTGATTGGTAAAGCTCCCTCAAGACTATTGTATGACAGGTTCAGGTACTTCAAATTCGTCGATGTTACACGTCTGATTGGACCTGTGTAAGAGAAAAAAGGGACAGAAACTAGAGGCAATCAGTTCCATGATTGCTAAAATGCTATGCATTTTATAGAAATAGAATGGTTCAAGACATAGCATGCATACCAGTGCCAAAGTATATATACAATAGATGTTTTAGGATTTGATTCAATTCTCGTTTTAAATGAGAAGGTTTATGAATCTTACAAACATTGAATCACTTCTTGAAACCTCAAATTGATAGTTCTAAAAAATTGCAATCAACAAGCTACCACAGATAAACCATTGTTAAGAACTTAAATTTCCTATTGCCACTTTCCTTATTGGTTTAGTATGACATGTATGGAAACGGCCAAACTTGATCAGCAAATATTATTCCCTTTGCTTGCTGTTGTTGATCCAAAGAGGAATAATATAAAATACGAGACAACTAGCAGAACATCATTGCTTTAGCTGTGCACATTGACAGTCTCAAAATTGAGCAATTAGTGACAAAAGATGTATTTTTGGAATATAATGGTGATTCATATAACAGTAgctcgtactccctccattccaaattataagtcattccaagaatcttggagggtcaaagcatctcaagtttgaccaaaattatagagaaaattataaagatttatgacatcaaataggtatactatgaaaatataattgatgaagaatctaatgatacttagttgacatcataaatgttattatattatcatataaatttggtcaaacttgagatactttgactctccaagattcttggaatgacttataatttgggatggaggtagTAGTAGTTAGCAACTTCCGTGTAGAGTCGGAAGAAGGAAATGAGCAATTTCCCCTTCCTACGTATTAGGTGTTTCAGCTGATCCACACCATTTGTATGCTTTAAAATTGTATGCACTGTCAGCTCACAAAAGAAGCCACACACATTGtctatggaaaaaaaacaagatgaTGGCAGCGCATTGCACAACAAAGTAAACCCATTGTTTTCATAATGCCCACCTTTTCCATGCATCTCATTATAATATGCTGGTTCAAGCATTAGTAATAATATGTTGTGGAGAAAGATGCATGCATAAAAGCGAGATGAATGCAATATTTAATATAAGCATGAGACTCAGAGTAGAAAAATTATCTGACCTCTAAGTTGGTTGCAGCTAAGGTCCAGTTCAGTCAGCACCATAGAGGTCTCCCGAAAGAGTGCTTCTGGGATGGAGCCTGAAAAATTATTGTTCTGCAGTCGCAACGCCTTGAGGGAGATGACAAAGTTAAACTGCGGAATATTGCCACTGAGCATATTGAAACTTGCATCAAACACCTCAAGACTGTCTAACAAAGGCATCGGATCACTGTCAAATAATGCTCCTGACAGCACATTATGGCTAACATTCAAGTACTGAAGCGTGCTAGCCATAGATGAGTTGTCAGAGATCGATGCCAAGGATCCTGAGAACTGGTTGCAGCTCAAATCGACATGGACTGGGCTCTGCAGCTGCACAAATATGTCATCCAATCTGCCGGTGAAGCCATTGCCACGAAGGTCCAAATACTTCAATTTCCTCAAGTTCCGGAAACCCAATGGCAACGCACCATGAAAACCGTTGGAAGAGAGATTGAGATGCCCCAAACCAGCCAGCTTAGTCAATTCAGGGGGAATTGAACCTGAGAACCTGTTGTTCGACAGATCCAGCAGCTGCAACGACGCCATCGAACCCAGCTCACGCGGCAAGAACCCTTCCAGCTTGTTGTTTGACAGGGACAAGTTCCGGAGCATCGGCATCCTCGCAAGCGCCGACAGGGTAGCATTCCCAACGAGCCCAATGCCGTCAAGCGCGATAGAAAGAATCTGGCCGCCGCTGCACTGCACGCCGTGCCAATCGACGGGACAGCCGTCAGCGTCCAGCGCGCTCGTGGGGTTCCAGGGGGTGGCGGTGGCCTCACGGCGGGACGGGTCTTGCCGGATGCCCCTGCCGAATTCCAGCAGTGCCTCCGTGTCTGAAGCAGCCACCGAAGAGGCCGCATAACACACGGCCCAAATCGAGAGGCACAAGAAGATGAGCCGCATTGCAAGACCCTTCTTTGCAGCCAGGCAATTGAAGCAATGTTCATGCAAATGAGATAAAAAATTTGGAATACTGAGCTTGAGATGAAGCGGATAGGGTAGGGTTTAAGCCCCTTGGAACCGAGAGAAGGGATTAAGGATGCCGGCACGACAAGAGAGCAATCAGGAAGAACGGAGTCAGGAACCGAGGCATCAAGAAACGGAAACCGCTGCAAATGTGCACAGAGCAAGTTGGAATTTTGTCATCCAAGAAAAGAAATGGCACTGTGCTAATTGCTTCATCCAAAGGATTACTAACCAACGACAAGAGATGGGCCTCGACGGATCTCCACCCCCTCTACGCCGACAgagtcgcggcggcggccggtgggtggAGGATCCGGCAGGGAGAATGAGGGGCCGGCGATCCGCTGGAGCTTCCCCTGTATCAATGCTGGAGCGAATGCGCTCCAGGGAGGTAAGAGCGGAATGCAGGCTGCTGCCGCTCCATTTGGGGgtacgacgaggaggagcagcaatGGCGTGTGTGGAGAGAGTGGGTAAGAGTGTGGATGGAGTAGTGGGAGTGGTACACTAGCAGTGCGATGTGCGAGACCACACTGCTGGCACTGTCCGGGTGGAATGcagagggaggaagagggggGGAAAGCCGAgaaggggtggaggagggagagcaGCTGGAAAGGGATTCCGGTGACCGCGTTCCTTTTACTACACATGATTCGAGGCGTTTCACTGGCACTGTCAACCGAAAAGCGCGGCCGTGCAGGGAAAAAAGTTGCCGAATTCCTTTTGGGACGGAAATCAGAAATccgaaattaaaaaaatgaggcAGCGTGGCTTTACTTCACAAAGGTACCTTTTGTACACGAGCGACCGTACTCTTATCCGAGATAACAGTAGTATAGCCACCCACTGGTGCTAACAACATCTTCCAACAAAAGCACTCTACTTCCCCTCCTCTTTTGCGTAATTGGCAGGATTGATCTGTTGGGGTAGCCCAGTGCCAGCCACTTTTTGTCGTGACGGGTCCTATGATTTGAGATTCCTAAACTGTTGAGCGTGTGAAGAGTAGCACTCATACCGCCATGATTAGAGGCGAGACCGCGAGGGGGAATGGCGTCAGGTGCTAATCCCCTTTCCCCCGTTGCAGGCCCCAGGCGTCAGCTACGGCGACACTGCCACTCAGCATGAGCTGCCAGCTGGGCTGTGGATGCGCTGGCAGTAGCACTGTAGCAGACTAGCAGTGTAGGACTGTGGCCTGTGATAGGAGGCAGGCGAGGCGACGATGCCACGACGGCTGCCGGCGCGCAGGCGAAGCATGGTGCGGCACTGCGGCTGCGCTGTCCTTGACGCCATGAACCCCCCAGCTACTAGTAATCGCCGAATCGCCTGTGCTTTTCCAGCCTCCACTGTTGATTCTTCATGCCTCTGCCGTGTGGCTGACTGCTGATTTTGCCAGCTTCGGTCGCTTCCGTAGCAAATCAACCAACTCCGGTGAGCTGATTAATTAAGGTCTCGTTTGTTGTTCATGAATCATGGAATCGATTCGTTCCTGAAGGGTAATGAGTGGATCCGGTCATGTCACTCGATTCTGGAAGGTTTCGTTCCGAAGGTCAAGACATGTGGATTGATTTCGGGTCGCTAAGCGTGTGTTTGGCTTGAAGACAAAGTAGGACGGGATGATCCTATCCCCATTTTTTGTACAGGACGATCCTATTTGATGTTTGGTTGAGAAGGATGAGTTCGTCCCAGTTTTTTATTTGTACGAGAGATTGAGGGAATGGGATGGATGGcaattttaacaccgttaggcATAATAAATGGACCCTACATGTCATCAAAAAGTGGACCCACTTGTCATTGcctattccatatttttcttttttttttcatccctCGCGAGCTCCTCCGGGCGGAGGCCATAGGCGCAGCCCGCCGGCTCGCTGGCGCCACCCCTCCGGGGTCGACCTCACCGACGCGGAGCCCATGGCTCGTAGGCGTGTCGCTACCGCCCCTCCGGGGTCGAGCTCCCTCGTGTGGAGGTCAGCCCCCGCGCCTCGCCTGGTGAGCTcacgcgcgccggccgcggcggatcTCACCCGCGCTCGCCGGTGGCTCGCCCCCGCCACCCAAAATCGCCCCTTCCGCCGACGGCTGTCCGCCGCCCAAGCTCAGCCCCTCCGCCGATGGCTGCCCGTCGCCCAACCTGACACCCTTCGCCGGTGCGAATAAACAgcgcgtgacgggggcgaagtgggatgcccccgtccgctcgttttggtgggatggAGGCATCCCacatctggagggtatattccctcctGGGGATGTTCCCGTCCCAcctgtctccaaaccaaacgcgggacgaagtgggatcgtcttgtcccgtcccacttcgtcccttAAACCAAACGCACCGTAAGAGGTCCGAATAACCAAAATGAGCTGGAATAGAATCAAGACCGTCTCTATTCCGATCCGAACCGAACTATTATTTTGTGTTAAATCGAATTTTAAACAAAATTAAATTAATCCATGTGAAATAGATCGCATTCCATACTGTTCCGAGAGAACGAGACCTAAGTCGGCAGGAAAACAACAGGAGGGATCGGACAAAATTTGAGGTGTTGGCACGGTGTTATTATTCTGTACTGCGCTTAGATCTCCCCCTCCTTTGTTTAGAGAAGAAACATGATGGTCAGGTCAGGACAGTGTTCACATAGGACGGAGCACAAGCTTAATAGTAGAGAAAAATGGAGACACCTGGACTTTCTTCTCACACAATTCAGCGGTCGTTTTCTTTTCCCAGGTCACTCGGATCCGCGACAGGAGGAGGGGAGGTCCTTCCGGAGGCTACAAGACGACGCCGTTCGAAAGCCACCTTGTTCGCTTCTCCGTGCGCGGGTAGCGCGCGGCGGGACGCGCGTTCCGTGCCGTGTTTTTGTTCCCTTGCGCCCAGCGCGCGGTGGCGCTGATCCACGGCTTTTGTTCGCTTGCGGCTgtgccgacgccgacgccgacgcgcgcTGCTGCgactgtcgccgccgccggatccgagGTCGTGGTGAGTTCAGCCTTCGGGAGGCCGGAGGGGGACACAACAGGGTTGCTCGGTGGGCGGTCGTCAGGACGTGGTCCGGTGTCCGTGACGACACTAGGGATGAGAGCGTTCCCTCGTGGGTTCTAGCTAGTTTGGATGGAGAGTTTCATAACATTAAATTCAATGTCACACCAGTAAAATTGCTGATTTGGTAAGGTAATTAATTAAAGAAATTTCATGAGTTCATTCCCATAATATTTATTGGTACATTTACCTAATTCTAGTACAGGTAACTATGTAATGGATCTGTACTGAGACGAGACGGGGGAGAGGTGTGGCCGTCGTTGTTGATCTGTACTCGGAGTCGCTTGCGACACCTCTGCACCTTGTCCTTGATACCATGATAGCGTGGATGCATCCTCCTACGCGCCTTGTGCAAGCGAACAAACCGCTGGTAGTGCGGGGGGATCAGATCAGTGGCGCCTGGTGGTAGTAATGATGGGCGAGCAAGTGGGACGCAGGTAGCCGGGACAGCTCGCTGTCCCGAGCTCGCAGATGATTACGGCAGTAAGCACAGGGTGATGGGCGCAATCAGGACAAACCGCAGGGCATCACGCACGCAGTAGTGGTATTTCTTTGTTTTGAGGGTATCAGCGGCACTACTTCCAGGCATCGATCGCGGCGCACGGGACCGAACTCGAGTGCACTGCCGCCGCAGCAAGCGGTCTTCCCATCATTAAGTAATCTTCGCCGCAATCAATACGCATCACCTACCACGCCTCCTTCTAGCTACTCCGCCACACCCCACTCACTGATCCACGCAGCATTCTCAAGCGACAGCGAGTAGCAGCCATTCTCAACAGCAGCAAGGGTGTCTTGGCGGTCGCCTCGGCCACCTGCGTGATGGCTCGCTCAATTAAGCCGGGCGGCGCCCCCGGTCCGGTTTCGGAAGCAGCGCGCGTCCGCACGAGCACGGCAAAAAACTGCGGCGCGGGCAGGCACAGCCGCACAGCGGAGTTGATGTCACCGCCCGCTCCCTCCGTCCCTCTCCCCTGCGGAGGGAATGATGGGGAGCGAgcggcgcccgcggccggcAAACTGCGCGCCACTCGCCGCGGGGCGCGGGGAATTATCGATCTGGCGCTCGAGGGACCGCCGCGTGCGGTGCCGCCTTTTCTCTTGGTGCGCGCCTGCACGCACGGCCCGGCCCTCTCGCGCGTCGGATCGTAGGGCCGCAGCTTTTGATGGATCTGCCGAGACTGGTGTGGGTTGGGTTGTGCGGGTACAATATTTTGGTGGCGTGTGCGTGGAGATCTGCGGGGATCGGCTTTTGCACACGCTCAATGATGGAAAGGAAGGGCCAGGTGAGAGCTATTCCTCGCGCTTACTTCTAGGAGGTGATGGGCGAGCCCAtcgggatgtttggatacaaggtactaaactttaggaggggtcacatcgaatgttcggatgctaattaggaggactaaacatgagctaattataaaactaactgcagaacccctatactaattcgcgagacgaatctattaagcctaattaatccatcattagcaaatggttactgtagcaccacattatcaaatcatggactaattaggcttaatagattcgtctcgcgaattagactccatctgtgtaattagttttgtaattagactatatttaatactcctataatactcctaattagtatccaaacatccgatgtgacgggtactaaattatgcggtgtatccaaacacccccgcaTTGCGAGAGGCTTCAGGAATCAGGACCTTTGCTCTGGATTTGCCGATCGCCCAGCCCACTGCCCCACTCATTGCACactggaggagaggagggaggtagGGTAGGCGCAGCCAGGCACTCCTAAGATCGTATTCACTCATCACCATTGGTTTTCAACCGCGTGCACCGTTGATCGTCACATGGAGTACCAGTAGAGTCCCCCTGAACGCCAACATTTATTCCCCGTAGTAAACGCGGCGTCCATTCGATCGCCAGAAGGAGGGGAATCGAAGGACATGATCAATGGGCATTCAAGCACCGAAGCTGGAACCGTGCCTCGGCGCTGACACTATCCTGGCCGTACGCCCCCGCGTTCGTAATTCCACGGCGTTCATTGATTGAATCATTCATGAAAAAGGCAAAAATACAGGCCGGCGTACACGAAAGACCGCACCCTTTCTCACCTTTCGGCCCCTGGCCCCTCTCGGTCATAAAAGACCGGCCGGTACCGGCAGGTCGAGCAGGCCCGGCGTGGCGATTGACGAGACAGCGTTCGGCGTGTCCCCGCGGCACAAACGCGCGCAGGTGAAAAGCCGGCGCGGACAGCTAAAAAGACGGCGATAGTTTAacggcgcccccccccccccccccccccccccccccccgtgccGCAGCCGCTGTGCGTGGTGGTGGGGGCATGGGAGCGCGTGGTTGGGTTTATTGCACATGCCCTGGCCGGCTGCTGGGCACTGCAGCGATGCCCAACGGGCCGTGCCGTGGCCATGCTGACGGGCCAGGACCAgccgcacggccgcggccggaCAGGGCTGGCTACAGTGCAGGTAACGCAAGGTAAGCTAGCTCTGGCCCGTCCGCCGGGCGTGGGCGTCGGCGATGGCCGATGGGGAGGGACACCAACGGGTGGATTTATGCCTGGGCGAACCCGCCGCACATGGGTAGTACGGCTAGTAGGGCGGAGTTGCTACAGGCTTACGGCGCCGGACGTTGCGCAGCCGGGTCGGGCGGCGTTGTCTTCGTGTTCCTGTCGCCGGGGGAGTCGCGGCTGGGCTGAGGCTTCGAACAAAGCGTATCAGTAGTGACTTGCATACGTGAGCCATGTTTTCTCGATCGTGTAGCCGTTTAgcttaaacaaaaaaaaaacagtagaGTGTCCAGCTGCAGGTCAGCCGTCAGCAGCTGctgtgataaaaaaaaaagggctgCCATCGGCATGAAATGTTGGTGCAAAAcgagatttttttattttaacccttttaaaactaaaattttaaaaataaaccCTCTCAAACTAGATTTCAAAAATTAGCCCTTTTGATCACACCAAACAATTTGACGTGATTCCCTACACAGGCACGGCACATGTTTTGGCGTGACCGAAGTTCCACGCTTGCCAGCGAGCTGACCTGGCCGGACTCAGTCACGCGCACATGTATTGGCGTGACTGTAG is a genomic window containing:
- the LOC117837812 gene encoding LRR receptor-like serine/threonine-protein kinase GHR1 — its product is MRLIFLCLSIWAVCYAASSVAASDTEALLEFGRGIRQDPSRREATATPWNPTSALDADGCPVDWHGVQCSGGQILSIALDGIGLVGNATLSALARMPMLRNLSLSNNKLEGFLPRELGSMASLQLLDLSNNRFSGSIPPELTKLAGLGHLNLSSNGFHGALPLGFRNLRKLKYLDLRGNGFTGRLDDIFVQLQSPVHVDLSCNQFSGSLASISDNSSMASTLQYLNVSHNVLSGALFDSDPMPLLDSLEVFDASFNMLSGNIPQFNFVISLKALRLQNNNFSGSIPEALFRETSMVLTELDLSCNQLRGPIRRVTSTNLKYLNLSYNSLEGALPITFGSCSIVDLSGNMLSGNLSVARTWGNYLQMIDLSSNRLIGTWPNETTQFLRLTSLRISNNLLAGELPIVLGTYPELISIDLSLNQLHGPLPGNLFTAVKLTFLNLSGNSFEGNLPLSNSDAKNSTSIDLSIFPVRTSNLSFVDLSNNSLNGSLPTGIGDLSALTLLNLRQNNFTGQIPRAITKLKNLLYIDLSSNHFNGSIPDGLPDELVEFNVSYNNLSGSVPSNLLKFPDSSFHPGNELLILPRSESLNGSDKSDEGRHGMKRGILYALIVCVVVFVTGIIVLLLVHWKINSWKSSEKGTNQGKQPVTQGQSAHRSAETSTTEMHDVSLGSSPTAQSGAVSLPGRERHPESQDVPVDVAYFNEPIGSSSALKDSATSSMPSLSSSPPDACTQHRHSIFRVHSPDKLVGDLHLFDNSVVFTAEELSCAPAEIIGRSCHGTSYKATLDNGYMLTVKWLKEGFAKSKKEFSREIKKLGSVKHPNLVPLRGYYWGPKEHERIIISDYVDATSLSTYLSEFEERNLPPLSVGQRLNIATDIAHCLDYLHNERVIPHGNIKSSNVLIQNSTPSALVTDYSLHRLMTPTGMAEQVLNAGALGYSPPEFSSTSKPCPSLKSDVYAFGVILLELLTGKIAGEIICVNDGVVDLTDWVRMLALEERVSECYDRNIVEAGSSDGAPKALDDMLRIAIRCIRSASERPEIRTVFEDLSSLSS